GAGAAGCTGCTTCCATGGTAACAACTCATTTTATTCTGTAAGACtctttggggcggcagtagctcagtccctaagtcttggactggggaccggaTGTCGGGGGTTCGAGATCTGAGTCGGCCAAAACACCAGGactgtgagctggcagtgggaagGGCTAGCTTACTACCAAAGCACTACCAAAGTGCCCTCAAGCAAAACACCATCCCCTACCCCCACAAGCCCACCGTGTAGACCACGAAGCAGCTGCCCGTCACCCTTTCCTCCCACTGTATATAATTGCATGCATTCAGGCCCctcgtgagtgtgtgtgtgtgtgtgtgtgtgtgtgtgtgtgtgtgtgtgtgtgtgtgtgtgtgtgtgtgtgtgtgtgtgtgtgtgtgtgtgtgtgtgtgtgtgtgtgtgtgtgtgtgtgtgtgtgtgtgtgtgtgtgtttctttcagGGGCTGGATGGTTCCAATGtaaaagcgactttgagtgtccagaaaagcgctatataaatctgatccattattattattagacacatatatatgcatgttcaAAAAAACATAGTAAGAGTGgggataatttccccaagggtaCAATGAAGTGTATTGTTATTCTTCTTGAACCacattttctttctccctcttgtGTGTAAGAATGTTATTGTTGCACTTACAGGAGAGTTACACTGAGCTGCAATGTAACCGTTACCGTGACGGTGGAACTGGGAGTGTATCATTCTccacagacagtcagacactCATCACCACTGGCTACAAAGATGGTACACTCCTGTGCAGTCATCTCAGGTAAGACAACCAGCACACACAACTCTAACATGAATgtcatctttttaaatttataaaaaattgGACATCAAAATCCCTCCATAGCAAATATATCTATCACTCCTCTtattgttcacatttttgttgtttaatgtgTCTTCATACAGTATCAAAGATGCAGAAGCTGATAAATTGAAAGAAGCTGCTCAGGACATGCAGTCTGTTGGTGATTTCCTGGAAAGCATATTCAGGACTGAGAATCCTGTCCTTATTGGCTTACCTGACTGGGGCCAAGAGACTTCTGCTGTCACTGAAAAGGCAGAAGAAATTAGCGTGAGTTCATTTCTATTGTGTTTTAAGAGCAAATTGCAACACACGACAGTGTAGTAACTGTGAgattatttgaaattatttgaatacattaaaaaaaaacctgacccCAAATGAGTGGcagaagatagatggatggtaAAAAACTTGAtgtaaaagatttttatttgtgtgattaACTCTCTGCAGGTCTGCACTGAAGCAGAGACGGTGGATCCGACAGAGCAGGATGACATTCTGTCTGCTCCATCTTCAGACCCCACCTGGATAGAGAGCAGGAGAGAGGCGGTCAGTGACTAACATGCTGGGTGTTTGTGGTTATGAACTACAGTCATATCTTTACAACGTCGGAGGTGGAGGTTATTAAAGTGCCTTTTGCACCTGTGTGTGATATCTTATTGTATCTTACTTTATCATAACTTAGGGGGAAAATCAAGCAAAACATTGCAATGAGGGCGGCACAGCGGcatagtgggtagcgctgtcgccgcatagcaaggtggttccaggtttgagtcccgctctatgcggtgtttgcatgttctccccatgtctgcctgggttccctccgggttctccagcttcccccaacatccaaaaacatgcgcttcatgtcaattggctggtcccaaattgaccataggaatgagtgtgtgtgtgtggatgtttgtgtctgtgtgtagctccgcggtgcactggcgttgcacccagagtttccccacctcacaccctaagacaagctgggataggctccagctccatgTGACCTGATCAAACGGATGAAgcaggttgagaaaatgaatgaataaattgtaACGAAGCAGATAAGCATTTGCAAAAAGCTGCTTTATGTTCATTCAACACTCGTTTACTTTAGGATGTCTCACCTCTTTTCAATCTGTATATTTTGAACAGGTAACTAAAGAAGACAATAAGAAATATGCTAAGCAAAGGGAAGAGCGCAAGGAAACCATGAAGAAGATACGTACAACTGTGAGTTTAAtgagttttatgtttttggtcttaatcttatttattattcattgttTTATCCAATCCAGTCCAGTTTACTTATACAGTACAATTTaagtaaacacaaggtttccaaagtgctgcacagtcaatagataaaaacacaacagatgtgccataaaaccatgaacataatgcagttaaataaaatatcaaatacaaatccaataaaataactTGATGGAGCAAGGCTATTTATGACTTTAAAAGCAAATgaaaggattttaaaatgaatcataaaatgtatgggcagccagtgcaGTGAAGCTAAAATCGGTGAGATGTGCTTGTACTTTCTTGTTCCTGTTTaaagacgtgcagcagcattctggactATTTTAAGGCGTCAGTTTCAACAGTCGGTGGTAGATTCAGAGCGGAATTGATAACTTTAAACAACacacaaggtgtgtgtgagtttgaaaCAACAAGGTCAGAGAAATATGGTCTTTTGGCGTCCTTCACAGATTTTTGATGATTACGCCAACCATCCCTCAATATTTGAAAAGACACTTatagtttgtcttttttccatttttgctcCACTCTTCTGTACTCCTGTCTGGCAGCAGGGGTCTTTTCATTCAGCCAGGGCTCAGATACAGTTATATGTCGTTTGGTCTTTAAATGAGCTGCAACATCAATGGCAGTCTGACAGGTGCCGAGAAACCAGGAGTTAAGAGCTTCCGTATACACAGAATCCGGAACTGCACACCCCTCTCCAAAATAATAACTCGACATCTGCGAGCAGACGCGCGAGTTTTAACTGTGTGAAAGTGAACAGCAGCTTCAAACAGTACGGGTTTGTAATATGAGAAAAACGCATCACAGATCTCCaggttaaaaacaggcaaaccatGGGATAAAACCAGATCAAGCATGTGACCACGTTCATGTGTGAACCTCATCGCACGACACTGCAGTGTACATttaaaatgggaaaaacaacagaaatacacacaacagCTTGAGCAACAGGCGGTTCACCTGACACACTGGCAACATCTTAGCTGGTGTGAGTTTGAGGACTTGGGTCCCCAATTGTTCGCTTCTTATATTTGGGAAGTGTGTCCTTATCCCTGTAATATATGCAGCCAGTAgaagtacagtaattaaaaatgatgCCAGTGTGTGAAACATTGGTAATACTGGCATAACAAATGGTATGGTGGCTAAAGTGTGTACTTTGTGTTGTCAGATGCTAAATATgattcaagaaaatgaaaacagccCAGAACAGGAGCGTCTAGAATTAAATGAGTACAATGCAGATGttaacaaacagcagcaactGGATGCCATGGTGGAGCAGGAAGTCATGAAGGTAATGCATCCACAGAAGCATGAATGTGATAAAGCCTCATTTTTGCTCGGGGATAATGATGGAAgttgaaatgtaaaagaaataaaaatattaatgcacTGAAATTTtaggtgaaaaatgaaatcaggaGTGGGATAGCAGAAAAATGTGACCTCCAAGATGACCTGAGGAATGACTGCTGGAATTCTCTGAAACTCAAGGGCAAGACTATTGAGGTAAGACGGGTGATGAACAAGCACTGAAAAGACAGCAGGTTATACTGTATGAACGTTATCAAGAACTTTAAACCACTTTTGACTGTCTGCCACAGGGATTTTACTCCGAACAAAAGGTGAAGAATTACCCTCTGAAGGAGCGACCGAAGAAAGAGTTGACTGACCTTCGTCAACTTCAGGCAAAAAGGGAGGCTGAAAAGGAAGCTTGCACGGTAAATAAAACTGTTCAACAGGTCAAAACAGTGGCTTACAATTTTGTTTAAATTGCAGAGAGAAGCCTAAGTCATAAGTTAGAATGGTTTTGATCATATGTGGACTCTTTATTGTTAAAGAGAAAGTCAacaatgtttatttcatttccttcatttaaaGGATACCCTTGAAGCAGAGAGTCATGCTTTAACTGGAAGTATCACTGCTGAGTTAGGATATTCAAATTCTTACATCTATGACCAGCTCAGCTTGAAAACCACAGAACAAAAGATCAACCAGACAGTTCTGCTGCAGGTGGGAACCTGttcaaaaagagtactacatcAAGAACGCTCCAGAAAGAAGTGAATGAAACAGTCATACATggtttcttttgtgtgtttctctgaaCTCTGAATGCAGGACATTATTCATCGTATCAAGGAAGCGTTCAATGTTGACTTTGACAACTTCCACAAGCAGAAGATGCACGAACTCAGCCGTGTGACGGAGAGGAACAAACGCATCAGGGAAATCATGGTGGCGCTGAAAATTGATGAGAAGCTGTGGGAACCTACGCTCTCTGTTTGGGAGCAGCCTGAGAGATTTCTCACCGTGGACGACTCAGAGGTAACTGACCTCTGAACCAGTCAGCCAGTTGGCAAAGTTCAGAGCGTTtcaaataaacttttaaaacacacacacacacacacacacacacacacacacacacacacacacactgtatgcagtgcgccctcgttactcgcggttaatgcgttccaggaaccacacgcgaacaacgaattccacgatatagcgaaaaactatttatcttattatttacggcaatttaaacatttatgaaccctccccatactgatattaaaccaccttctatctttattaccttttcccgcaCTCTtttcgactgtttaaagcacttttgtgtctaacggatgtgcgctgtgttccgagactcatggacttccagatgccgtctggatgccgtcagcttacggtatcacgtgactacctactaaaaatccgcgattaGGTGAAGTAGCGAGTGTTAATGCGCAAATCctcgagggcgcactgtacatacacacagcaTACAATGGAAATTTCAATCATCCTAGaactaaaaaaagatttttgtatTCTTTTCAACACTAGATAAAAGTGGAACAGTACCTCACTgtgaaacaggaagacaaggaTGACAGCAAGAAATCTGAACAGCAGGAGCTTACAGCTGCAAAAGTATGCTGCCAAAAAGAAGTTCTTTTTTCAAATCTTATTTGCCactatttaattaatttaattatttaggTATGGACATACGCAAATTAAGCATATCATGTCAGGTTATCTAAtatcatatatttttctttgtttcaggtTAAAACCTCCAGAAAAAAAGGTCTGACAAAGATGATGGGTGgagttcttgaaaaaaaaatagaaaacatcttAAAAGTGGTGGGTAACAGTATTCACGATTTTGTTAAAGCGTACTGTGCTGTAATAAACCTATATCACATGTTATTTCAAACATAATTACATGTAATGGTAGCTTGTTTGGTAAAATAATATCTAGTACTGTAATATGTTTTTTAAGTAATGTAGAGATTATTTTAAGTGTGAATTTTCTTTCAATGACtgaggaagaaaatgagaaaaggaaATGCAAAAACTCTTGTGCAGTCTGATGACCTCTTATTGTATACTGTGTCAGTTGAGTTAAACAAATTAGTATGAAGAGCTGATAGATTTTATAATTTACTACACAGGAAATACCTGAGCCTGAGTTTGCTTCCAAAAAGCCTAACACTGACTGGAGTGAGGAGGAGAAACTTGCCTATGAAgattatgaaaagaaaacaaaagaactgaatgaagagaaggagaaaaccATAAAAGTATTACAATCGTGTCAAATTTATGATCATCAGAAATGACATTCACTtctgatcagtgatcaatatAAGTCACATGTTTAATTCTGATTGCAGTTATTGCAAGCGGAAATGGCAACACTTCAGACGGCCTCAAAAGAGTCCTCTGAAAGGTTTGATGAAAAACTAAGACAGCTGTTTGAGAAGAAATTACAATGTGATATGGCAATAAAACAGGTGAGACAAAAGAGatgcaaatacacacagtatgtactgtatatctgttttcattttgcttcactttttctcatttccttcCATGACATTAAGGAACCTTTCTCATTGTGTTTCCTGCTTTGAATAATTATATGATATTTTCTGTATGTGTCAACCTTAAACcagtctttttttaatgtttaggtttttatgtgtttcacaGGAAGAACTGAAGATTTTGTATCTCATCTATTCAGTCCAGATTGAACAGGAGATTCAAAATAGGGAGCTGGAACTCAAGATCAAGCTTGAAAAAGCAGTGATTCACAAGGTCAGAGAATAGAATTTAATATTGAAGGAATTCATGAATGTCTCATTTAAATTCTATTATCTGTCAGACACCTTTATTTATGGAATTGGTGTTCTTCCAGCATTTGGGATTAAAATCTGTCAGTTGCACAGACTTGTTTTAAAGAGCTAACCTGTGTAGCGCGTGCTTCAACATTACAAGCCACAGTTTCTCATCTTATTGACACCTTTCTTCCACAGGATGGATTTTCAGAGGTAGTGAAGAAACATGTGAAAGAACTTCAGTCATTTCATGACACCTATGAAGGAGCTGTAGCTGAGGACAAAGTACGACAGCTCATACACTACTGGtcattttgtctgtgtttgcactGAGTTAATATAACACTTGCTATATGTTTTCCTAGGCTCTTGACAAAGAATTCAGGAAGGAGTTTTCTACTGTACCAGATGATGTTATCAAACAGCTTTTTAAGTTATTCAAGCGTAGGCCCAGGTATGTAAATGTCAGCATTTACTGATAGACACAACAAGatagtcacagactgcaacatcccacgacacccctgaattcaatattttaccctgacctacttgcataggtcaaagattgAACtaagtgctctgacctactttcatagatcaaagcagtaactttgatctatgatcttactcacactggcttctccctcatctttctatcttatccagttcctgagtgtacaaaagttgaaatttgttACTTTTCttgaggtcaaggtcatcatctcattttcatcctctttgccgcccgagtaatgtgcttttagtttcatctttctatctgcaacggttgcaaagatatttggcggactatcggacggacggacagacgaacactgacaattacaatacatcaccgctttgaagtgcgATGTAAAAATGCACCGATGCTGAATCATAACTTCATATTACATGTACAAAGTTGCACAAGTTAATTTCCACATCATAAGTTCTGAATGACTGAACAGTGGCTCCTGTCTGTTATGACTTAGAGTCAAACGTTCTCAGCATTCTAATGCATTGAAAACCTTGCTGAAGGCCATGGAGGAGCTGGATGCTCCAGAGAACATGCCAGAAGGACTGGATCCATTTGTCTGGGAGAGGTTTTGTCATGTCCGCAGAATAAAAGTAACATGTGAGCATAAGGtaaaaagatttatttcaaTCAATCATAAGATAAAAAGAGGACGGACTGGAAATCCACATAAATATTGTTAAACCATGAAAATACATCGAAGGCTTTTAATAATTCTTTTTTGCCTTTCCTCTTTTTGAGATTTGCTTCTCTATCACTGTATTTTTATGTTCACACTTTCCAGTTCAACCAAACTGATGAAACTCATTTTGAAAACTTTACCAAATGATTATTCTCTATTTATGCACTCACAGTTTGACATGTCTTTTGTAGCTGAAACTAAAAGCTTTAGCTTTTGCTGAGATGAAGACGTTCCATCAGAAGAGGATTGATGAGGAAAGTGCTGCTCAACTGGAAATTCAGAGCATCTCTGATGAACTTGAGAGGTATAACTTTAGTTTTGTCAGACAGTTATTACAAGggtaaaaatacaatatactgtagatgacCTGACGAAGTGTACTTTGgcttaaatttgaaattttgcACACTTTCCTTTAAATTAGTATTAAAAAAGTCCGAATTTATTGTGATTCTTTACGGAAGAATACTCTTTTGTTCTGCTCCCTCCTAGCCTGCAAAAGGAAAAGAACGATCTCCTGACTAACATCATGCTTCAAGTCATCCTCAATCTGGACCAGGTGGAGGTGGCTCCTAGAGACCTGACTGTGGACTACAGTGACTCAGTCCTTGACCACAGGAAGGTGGTGGAGGACCTCAACAGCACCATCAAGGTAAATCTATACCACCAGACATTGAATACAGAACCTGGAAAAGTGGACTGTTTATGATATTGATAGATCTCTATACAAACATATTCTGAAACTGTCTTTCAATGGTTATGATGATCCGTCAGACGCTTGGAGACAAGCAGATTGCTTCCATGGTGAAGTACAAAGATTTCCGTAAGGCCATCGTCCAGCTGAAGTGGGAGCACAAGAAGCTGAATATGCAGATAGAGGACCTAAATGAGAAGGATAGacagataaaaacattaaaactcaaTGAAGATCAACAGCAAGTGAGTGTAACCAGGGTACTAAACACCCTACTTATAAGCAATCCAGGGACCTTTCATTCTAATTGAAACACAGGTTAATAAGAACTACACTTTCTGCACAACACTAACTGGATGGTCAACACAGATTTTCCTGTACAACTCATCAACAAGGTTACATATgtgaaataattattaaaaaattctGCATCTgcttgaaataaaaagaaaatgttgtttttggacTAGGCCAACCGTGTTCGCATTTCTGGCCAAATCTCACTCACTCTTAGTTGGGTGTTTTGCAGTTAGAAATACCTTGCTATCTGCCTTGCAGTTGGATGAAAGTTTGCTATGACGTACACACATATTCATAATTCATCcacttatttttttgcttttgtgacTCTTTTAAAATGGTTGTATAGTTATAATAGTTAAAGATCATTTGAAAATTATACATGTGTGACTATTTCAGCATGAAAACTGCTGTAGCATCAAAAGAGCTACTGTGAACATTTGATAGAGAAACCTGCTGACAGACTTAAAATTATTACTCTTTTTGTCTCTGAACACAATTTAAGAAAGCTTTTCTTTGCAGTATCTCAGCACTACCAAACAAGAAATTTCTGTGCCAACGCAACTCGCCATACTGGAGGAAAGAATTGCTTCTCGAGGAAAGGTAATGGAAAAGGGACAACGTATTCCCATCCCATGAGCTTTGCATTGTGTATTTCCGATGACAGTGTActaaatcaattttattttgaactttCAGGTTTATGTTaagcagcagcatcagagcATGAAAAAGATTGAGGAGATAAAAAGGGAAGTAGCAAAGAAAATCGCTCAGAATGCCACTGCAGTTCAGAAGACACAGATCTTGGAGGAGAAAGTGAAAGAGCTGAGAAAAATCTTTAGATCCTTTCATTAAATTGAGTGTTTATGTTGAGGAACTTTCCTCCTTCACTTGTCTGGAACCCAAATGACAAAACCAACTCAAGTACTGTCACGAGCgacatggtggtgcagtgggtagcgctgtcgcctcacagcaagaatgaggtttgagtcctttctgtatGGGGTATAGATGTTCTCCTTGTGcttgtgtgggttttctctgggttctgcAGTTTCCTCCTGTCTCCAAAATCATGCACTTCCAGTGGACtggtcagttccaaattgtccgttgGAATGAATGTGAAGCTTTTGGTTTTTAGACCATGTTGTAATTCATAAGAATATCAGATGTGGACACAAACAAGTATGTAGTTGGATTTACTGTGCCCTTTATAAACCTAGCTATTCaagttgttttattaatttcataAACATTGttatttaagttatttaaacatttacccATTATTAACTCATGtgattttagaaaataaattggATTATATGCATGCATTTTGAGTTGCCTATTCTTTTGTTCTCCAAATTGGGAAATTGTCCCTAGCTGGTAACGGGGGCAAGAAACAGGCTTGTATAGTTCGATAATACTTTGATGATTTTAAGGGAAGCGGGATCAAAATACACACTTTGACAGTAATACAATTTTCACCTGAAAAGAAAATGCTGCCAAACTGGTGTTTGGGTGTCCAGACTGTTGTATTTGCTTGCCAGTCATTAGATCCCCACATATTTGTACCTTTTCCAGGTGACAGAAAGGGAAAACTGGACTCCCCTCCACGGGGTTCAGTCCTTGGCAGAGGAATACATAAGCTGGTGATGAGGAGTATTACCCAGGACTCACTGCCACACCATCCAGAGTGTCAACACTGCAAACTCTGTCTAAGCATGCAATACAATAGCTACTTCATCACACACTATTCCAGCTACAGCAGTTATCGGCAACTCTACTCTGTGATCTGTGCGCTCAGTGAATgactaagaaatatatttagCAACCTTGACAGCCAGTCACAAATATGTGCTAATTTCATTGGCCAGAGCATCCTATTAGAAGAATGTCAAAattgaaagttttatttaactatttatttatcagGGGCGGCATGGTGGAGCAGTTGGTAACGCTGTCACAgagtatataaatatacattctgtcaaaatcaatttgatgatGAGAAGAAAAATGGAGCTTTTCGCACATGATTTGTGTGTTATGTACTATATGAGGAAACCTTTACTTAACCCTGTGCTAAGTTTGTGAAGTGTTTAGACGTTAACTACATTACCCAAGATCCTCTTCGGCAACAGCGTCGCAAATTCTGTCCAATGGTTGCTTTTGGAGGGTGTCTGGAGATACAAAAATAAGGAAGTAGAACTAAAACATTGATATTACAGTTTTCGTATTTTAGTGTGGGTATTCTTGAAAAACTGAGAGTATCCGTCAGTCTTCTACGTGTCCGTTTACGTGTTTTAAAGGTCGCTGTTTGTTGGTTTAGGAAAAGGTATGCAACTTAATGTTTGGTACGTTATTTTATTTACCGTCACATCATAAGTTCCCGAGTCTAAGTTACGTTTCACCGATGGAGCTGACTCCTAAAGAATGCAAATCAAACTCCGTGTGCTCCTCTCTGCGCTATTCAATGGAGTCAAGTCCATTTGAGAATAAAGAGGAAAATGTAAGTTTA
This is a stretch of genomic DNA from Antennarius striatus isolate MH-2024 chromosome 11, ASM4005453v1, whole genome shotgun sequence. It encodes these proteins:
- the LOC137604084 gene encoding LOW QUALITY PROTEIN: cilia- and flagella-associated protein 43-like (The sequence of the model RefSeq protein was modified relative to this genomic sequence to represent the inferred CDS: substituted 1 base at 1 genomic stop codon): MTVFNIQRLEILRVDLSGCATTEMFNSSSSDEWSHLQVLRLCFPRWIQGFTNKGVKFVESKTVCYACGNQVCFLDLQTQERCVFQNPGQGIGALTANSKNGIFAFSEQKSNPFIFVCAYPKLNLKNELKGTAQLGYTSLTLSNDAPYLGCCSSRPDHTITVWNWETAEPLCIQPEAGCDVTSLVFNPLNCLQLCALGSTSITLWNIEKSARFHLLKPRVIKLPAKDGSCADRLHSPPTDSKQSYLGPVMPPSAISGLKEHNAEKILSKLFTKARLTPTAICWKDTSELYVGCAEGFLLVVNTESLSVSISFNPTTPDAIPELRQISFQGLAFNKNGLIAVGKENVVHCLQINKAQINITRTWRLEGPVSAVMSFPDNERVALCSDTGQIYILNPTQSDQIVKVLDYLRGNFVAATLLPTNKNICVSVKDSGGLQLWTAEGISISFLSLQTEVKSLACCPVAQYAAVGTATGNVLFVDLSNEQQPRLVHQVHLYNTSVDHLVFDQEGHYLLTGASDSHIYVLDAKPSKQFSCIGYTVAPGPILSLSTQCIRNDKKVKVLALCSTQEDKSHGGSLLTVLSLPKANLTGPDCVDQYGCLSTSVLQESRFEVPDPVQSCILGVSQVFTCCQIRKSLQTFELHSEVQDAGSDSAEEVVQLKPQQEVKGHLLGPVSLLLSPNQLWLASVGRDGFLRVREAASMESYTELQCNRYRDGGTGSVSFSTDSQTLITTGYKDGTLLCSHLSIKDAEADKLKEAAQDMQSVGDFLESIFRTENPVLIGLPDWGQETSAVTEKAEEISVCTEAETVDPTEQDDILSAPSSDPTWIESRREAVTKEDNKKYAKQREERKETMKKIRTTMLNMIQENENSPEQERLELNEYNADVNKQQQLDAMVEQEVMKVKNEIRSGIAEKCDLQDDLRNDCWNSLKLKGKTIEGFYSEQKVKNYPLKERPKKELTDLRQLQAKREAEKEACTVNKTVQQVKTVAYNFVXIAERSLTESHALTGSITAELGYSNSYIYDQLSLKTTEQKINQTVLLQDIIHRIKEAFNVDFDNFHKQKMHELSRVTERNKRIREIMVALKIDEKLWEPTLSVWEQPERFLTVDDSEIKVEQYLTVKQEDKDDSKKSEQQELTAAKVKTSRKKGLTKMMGGVLEKKIENILKVEIPEPEFASKKPNTDWSEEEKLAYEDYEKKTKELNEEKEKTIKLLQAEMATLQTASKESSERFDEKLRQLFEKKLQCDMAIKQEELKILYLIYSVQIEQEIQNRELELKIKLEKAVIHKDGFSEVVKKHVKELQSFHDTYEGAVAEDKALDKEFRKEFSTVPDDVIKQLFKLFKRRPRVKRSQHSNALKTLLKAMEELDAPENMPEGLDPFVWERFCHVRRIKVTCEHKLKLKALAFAEMKTFHQKRIDEESAAQLEIQSISDELESLQKEKNDLLTNIMLQVILNLDQVEVAPRDLTVDYSDSVLDHRKVVEDLNSTIKTLGDKQIASMVKYKDFRKAIVQLKWEHKKLNMQIEDLNEKDRQIKTLKLNEDQQQYLSTTKQEISVPTQLAILEERIASRGKVYVKQQHQSMKKIEEIKREVAKKIAQNATAVQKTQILEEKVKELRKIFRSFH